One Paenisporosarcina sp. FSL H8-0542 genomic region harbors:
- the pnp gene encoding polyribonucleotide nucleotidyltransferase, with amino-acid sequence MTEKQIFNFEWAGRPLQVEVGKYAKQANGAVMVRYGDSTVLSTATASKHPKPLDFFPLTCNYEERLYAAGKIPGGFIKREGRPSENAVLTSRLIDRPIRPLFPDGFRNEVQVISIVMSKDQDCTTEMAAMLGSSLALSVSDIPFDGPIAGVQVGLIEGQFIINPNQAQLAVSTIDLIVAGTKEAINMVEAGALEVPEEVMLEAIMFGHEEIKKLIAFQEEVVAVMGKEKTDIKLYELDAELSAEISEMCETKLNSAIQVYEKHARELAITEVKEEVVAIYVEREADEATLKQVRQILDKMVKEEVRRLITEDKVRPDGRKLDEIRPLSSETGILPRTHGSGLFTRGQTQALSIATLGALGDVQIIDGLGIEESKRFMHHYNFPQFSVGETGPIRGPGRREIGHGALGERALVAVIPDEKDFPYTIRLVSEVLESNGSTSQASICASTLAMMDAGVPIKAPVAGIAMGLIKRGEHYSVLSDIQGMEDHLGDMDFKVAGTAKGVTALQMDIKIDGLSRSILEEALTQAKIGRMHILDSMMATISEPRTNLSQYAPKIIMIKINPDKIRDVIGPGGKQINKIIDETGVKIDTEQDGTIYISSIDQEMNARAKEIIENIVREAAVGEYYMAKVKRIEKFGAFLEIFPGKDGLLHISEIQEERTKAVEDVLKLGDEMFVKVIEIDNQGRVNLSRKIVVKEEKEAAEKEQA; translated from the coding sequence ATGACAGAAAAACAAATTTTTAATTTCGAATGGGCAGGTCGTCCATTGCAAGTAGAAGTAGGCAAATATGCAAAACAAGCTAACGGTGCTGTTATGGTCCGTTACGGAGATTCTACAGTTCTTTCAACAGCTACTGCTTCAAAACATCCTAAGCCATTAGATTTCTTCCCACTTACATGTAACTATGAAGAGCGTCTTTACGCAGCAGGGAAAATTCCAGGTGGTTTCATTAAACGTGAAGGACGCCCATCAGAAAACGCAGTATTGACGAGTCGCCTAATTGACCGTCCAATCCGTCCGTTATTCCCTGATGGATTCCGTAATGAAGTTCAAGTTATTTCAATCGTTATGTCTAAAGATCAAGATTGCACGACTGAAATGGCTGCGATGTTAGGATCTTCTTTAGCATTATCTGTTTCTGATATTCCTTTCGATGGCCCGATTGCAGGCGTACAAGTAGGATTGATTGAGGGTCAATTTATCATTAACCCTAATCAAGCACAATTGGCAGTTAGTACAATTGATTTAATTGTTGCTGGTACAAAAGAGGCAATCAACATGGTTGAGGCAGGGGCACTTGAAGTTCCTGAGGAAGTAATGTTGGAAGCGATTATGTTCGGTCATGAAGAAATCAAAAAATTAATCGCGTTCCAAGAAGAAGTAGTCGCGGTTATGGGTAAAGAGAAAACAGACATCAAACTTTACGAGCTTGATGCTGAACTTTCTGCCGAAATTAGTGAAATGTGCGAAACAAAATTAAACAGTGCCATTCAAGTGTATGAAAAACATGCTCGCGAATTAGCAATCACTGAAGTTAAAGAAGAAGTTGTAGCGATCTACGTTGAACGTGAAGCTGATGAAGCAACACTAAAACAAGTTCGCCAAATTTTAGATAAAATGGTGAAAGAAGAAGTTCGCCGTTTAATTACAGAAGATAAAGTTCGTCCTGATGGCCGTAAATTAGATGAGATCCGTCCATTATCATCTGAGACAGGGATTTTGCCTCGTACTCATGGTTCTGGATTGTTTACTCGTGGGCAAACGCAAGCACTTAGTATTGCTACTTTAGGTGCATTAGGCGATGTTCAAATCATCGACGGTTTAGGAATCGAAGAATCGAAACGTTTCATGCATCATTATAATTTCCCACAATTCAGTGTTGGGGAAACAGGACCTATCCGTGGACCAGGTCGTCGCGAAATCGGTCATGGTGCTTTAGGTGAGCGTGCACTTGTTGCTGTTATTCCTGATGAAAAAGATTTCCCATACACAATTCGTTTAGTTTCTGAGGTATTGGAATCAAACGGTTCTACTTCTCAAGCAAGTATTTGTGCATCAACTCTTGCCATGATGGATGCGGGTGTTCCAATTAAAGCACCAGTTGCAGGTATTGCTATGGGTCTGATCAAGCGCGGTGAGCATTATTCTGTTCTTTCGGATATTCAAGGAATGGAAGATCACTTAGGTGATATGGACTTCAAAGTAGCCGGTACTGCTAAAGGTGTTACGGCACTTCAAATGGATATTAAGATTGATGGCTTGTCTCGCAGCATTTTAGAAGAGGCTTTGACACAAGCAAAAATCGGCCGTATGCATATTTTAGATAGCATGATGGCAACAATTTCTGAACCACGCACGAATTTGTCTCAATATGCTCCGAAAATTATCATGATTAAAATCAATCCTGATAAGATCCGTGACGTTATTGGACCGGGTGGTAAGCAAATCAACAAAATCATCGATGAAACTGGCGTGAAAATCGATACAGAGCAAGATGGTACGATTTACATTTCTTCAATTGACCAAGAAATGAATGCACGTGCAAAAGAAATCATTGAAAATATCGTGCGCGAAGCAGCTGTTGGTGAATACTATATGGCTAAAGTGAAACGTATTGAAAAATTCGGTGCATTCCTAGAAATCTTCCCTGGTAAAGATGGACTACTTCATATTTCAGAAATCCAGGAAGAACGTACGAAAGCAGTTGAAGATGTTTTAAAACTTGGTGATGAAATGTTCGTCAAAGTTATTGAAATTGATAACCAAGGTCGCGTGAACTTGTCGCGTAAAATTGTCGTAAAAGAAGAAAAAGAAGCGGCAGAAAAAGAGCAAGCATAA
- the rpsO gene encoding 30S ribosomal protein S15: MAITQERKNELIAEYRTHESDTGSADIQIAVLTEEINNLNEHLRTHKKDHHSRRGLFKMVGRRRNLLKYLRENEVSRYRDLIAKLGLRR, translated from the coding sequence ATGGCAATTACACAAGAACGTAAAAATGAACTTATCGCTGAGTATCGTACTCATGAAAGCGACACTGGTTCTGCAGACATTCAAATCGCTGTGTTAACAGAAGAGATTAATAACTTGAACGAGCATTTGCGTACACACAAGAAAGATCACCACTCACGTCGTGGCCTATTCAAAATGGTAGGACGTCGTCGTAACTTGTTAAAATACTTACGTGAAAACGAAGTATCACGTTACCGTGACTTGATCGCTAAACTTGGTTTACGTCGATAA
- the ribF gene encoding riboflavin biosynthesis protein RibF — MNIVHLSYPHHLNDSVISGPFSLAIGFFDGVHLGHREVIGHAQKIATERGLKLAVMTFDPHPSIVLGKRNEKVFYITPLDQKMELLESMGVDTAFVVRFTSDFAQLTPEKFVQTFIRQLHIKHVTAGFDFTFGAFGKGDMNVMTQLANDDFDVSVVEKKSDEQEKISSTRIRQALTEGDMEKVHELLGRPFQIPGVVVHGDKRGRTIGFPTANIQAKEGSYIPATGVYAVRMFIQDEWVDGVCNVGYKPTFKNPDEKKLTIEVHLFNFDKNIYGEEVSLDWYHHIRDERKFDGIDSLKQQIEKDKQTAISFFQELK; from the coding sequence ATGAACATTGTGCACTTATCATATCCACATCACCTCAATGATTCAGTAATATCTGGTCCTTTTTCTTTAGCGATTGGCTTTTTTGATGGCGTTCATTTAGGTCATCGAGAAGTGATTGGACATGCTCAGAAAATCGCAACTGAACGGGGACTTAAATTAGCGGTCATGACGTTCGACCCGCATCCTTCCATTGTTCTAGGTAAGCGTAATGAGAAAGTATTTTATATAACGCCCTTGGATCAAAAAATGGAATTGCTTGAATCCATGGGGGTCGATACAGCATTCGTTGTTCGTTTCACTTCAGATTTCGCTCAGCTGACTCCAGAAAAATTCGTTCAAACGTTCATTCGTCAATTGCATATAAAACACGTCACCGCAGGTTTTGATTTTACATTCGGTGCATTCGGAAAAGGTGATATGAATGTGATGACTCAATTGGCGAATGATGATTTTGACGTTTCGGTTGTGGAGAAAAAATCGGATGAACAGGAAAAAATCAGTTCCACACGAATTCGCCAAGCCTTGACCGAGGGAGATATGGAAAAAGTCCATGAATTACTTGGCAGACCATTCCAAATTCCAGGTGTCGTTGTTCATGGGGATAAACGAGGTCGTACAATCGGTTTTCCAACAGCGAATATACAGGCAAAAGAAGGGTCGTACATTCCAGCAACGGGTGTTTACGCCGTGCGCATGTTCATTCAAGACGAATGGGTGGATGGCGTTTGTAATGTAGGATATAAACCGACTTTTAAAAACCCGGATGAAAAAAAATTAACGATTGAAGTCCATTTGTTTAATTTTGATAAGAACATCTATGGAGAAGAAGTATCCTTGGATTGGTATCATCATATCCGGGATGAACGCAAATTTGATGGTATCGACTCCTTGAAACAACAAATTGAAAAGGATAAACAAACGGCCATTTCGTTTTTTCAAGAGTTGAAGTAA
- the truB gene encoding tRNA pseudouridine(55) synthase TruB, with protein MQNGILPLWKEQGMTSHDCVFKLRKILKMKRIGHTGTLDPSVEGVLPICLGESTKVAEYLTNAGKIYEAEVTIGTATTTEDADGEVVEADESNKHFSRQQILDSLLSLTGTIEQTPPMYSAVKVNGKKLYEYARAGQSVERPSRQVKIYELSLLSEEDIFSGELVTFNIRVSCSKGTYIRTLAVQIGEKLGYPAHMSKLVRTASGTFTAEDCLTLNQVQELVENNILTEKLYDLDYALQDMPKFEVPPFLMKSVQNGQVLDAIDALKNHDRIVFTVEEKAVAVYVNHPTKEGKMKPEKMFNRLGGDTE; from the coding sequence ATGCAAAACGGCATTCTTCCGCTATGGAAAGAACAAGGGATGACGTCACACGATTGCGTCTTTAAGTTACGAAAAATTTTAAAAATGAAACGCATCGGTCATACAGGAACTCTCGATCCAAGTGTGGAAGGAGTCTTGCCCATTTGTTTAGGGGAATCAACCAAAGTAGCGGAGTATCTAACAAATGCAGGGAAAATATACGAAGCAGAAGTGACAATTGGTACTGCAACAACCACAGAGGATGCAGACGGTGAAGTGGTAGAGGCGGATGAATCCAACAAGCATTTCTCACGACAGCAAATCCTTGATTCTTTACTTTCCTTGACTGGTACGATTGAGCAAACGCCACCGATGTACTCGGCAGTAAAAGTGAATGGAAAGAAACTATATGAATATGCTAGAGCCGGCCAATCCGTTGAACGACCTAGCAGACAAGTAAAGATTTATGAACTATCTCTGCTTAGTGAAGAGGATATTTTTTCTGGAGAACTTGTTACCTTCAATATTCGCGTATCATGCAGCAAAGGTACGTATATACGAACGCTGGCTGTACAAATCGGTGAAAAACTAGGCTATCCAGCACATATGTCAAAACTAGTTCGCACGGCTTCTGGTACATTCACCGCTGAAGATTGTCTGACGCTGAATCAAGTACAGGAACTGGTCGAAAATAACATATTGACTGAGAAATTGTATGACTTGGATTATGCACTTCAAGATATGCCGAAATTTGAAGTACCACCGTTTTTGATGAAATCGGTTCAGAATGGTCAGGTATTGGATGCCATTGATGCACTGAAGAATCATGACCGTATTGTCTTTACCGTGGAGGAAAAGGCTGTTGCTGTTTATGTCAACCATCCGACCAAAGAAGGCAAGATGAAACCAGAAAAAATGTTTAATCGATTAGGAGGAGATACAGAATGA
- the rbfA gene encoding 30S ribosome-binding factor RbfA, with protein sequence MANRSNRVAEQMKKELGEIIARRLKDPRIGFVTVTDVEVTGDLQQATVYITVLGDDRKRQETLKGLAKAKGFIRTEIGQRIRLRKTPELMFEFDESSAYGNKIDTLLKQINDTTEETE encoded by the coding sequence ATGGCGAATCGCTCAAATCGAGTAGCAGAACAAATGAAGAAAGAATTAGGCGAAATTATTGCTCGTAGACTTAAGGATCCCCGCATTGGGTTTGTCACTGTAACTGATGTAGAAGTTACTGGTGATTTACAACAAGCGACGGTCTATATTACTGTTCTAGGTGACGATAGAAAACGTCAAGAAACATTAAAAGGTTTAGCTAAAGCTAAAGGATTTATCCGTACTGAAATTGGCCAACGAATTCGATTACGTAAGACACCTGAACTTATGTTTGAATTTGACGAGTCATCTGCTTACGGAAACAAAATTGACACTTTACTTAAACAGATTAATGATACAACTGAAGAAACTGAGTAA
- a CDS encoding DUF503 domain-containing protein → MIAYAECEFIIPTSHSLKEKRAVLQRMLTRTKQKFNVSISEVDHQDKWQRTRIAIVCVASSIDASDRELTHAIHYLESNPEWERTETIREHL, encoded by the coding sequence ATGATTGCCTACGCGGAATGCGAGTTCATCATTCCGACGTCGCACTCGTTAAAAGAGAAGCGCGCTGTTCTACAGCGCATGCTTACTCGAACGAAGCAAAAGTTTAACGTATCTATTTCTGAAGTAGATCATCAAGATAAATGGCAAAGAACGCGTATTGCGATTGTTTGTGTAGCTTCATCAATTGATGCAAGCGACCGTGAGTTGACCCACGCCATACATTACTTGGAGTCAAATCCAGAATGGGAACGAACGGAAACCATCCGTGAACATTTATAG
- the infB gene encoding translation initiation factor IF-2, translated as MTKLRVHEYAKQINKTSKEVIEQLSKLNVQVTNHMSTLEGDAVSKLDSVYKKPSAPATKTAPQSNNRPQGSGSQNSRPQSSGYQGNRPQGSGSQGSRPQGSGSQGNRPQSDRPQGNRPQGSGSQGSRPQGSGYQGNRPQGDRPAGSGYQGNKPSTPAKPSSGQSRGMTNTPSRDKQKPAATATGDSRKQDQGAQSKEKKVFGQNRPAGSGFGGRPGGGGNHRPGTGNRAGRNKGKQNRQPVAPPVPRKEKELPEKITFYESLTVAELAKKLGREPSEIIKKLFLLGVMATINQELDKDAIELICTDYGVEVEEEIRVDISDLEGYFEGEAEEQGVQKERPPVVTIMGHVDHGKTTLLDSIRNTKVTAGEAGGITQHIGAYQVVENGKKITFLDTPGHAAFTTMRARGAKVTDITILVVAADDGVMPQTIEAINHAKAAEVPIIVAVNKMDKPSANPERVMQELTEHGLVSEEWGGDTIFAPISALKGEGIDNLLEMVLLVSEVAELKADSKRRAIGTVIEAQLDKGRGSVATLLVQDGTLKVGDPIVVGHTFGRVRAMVNDLGRRVKEAGPSTPVEITGLNDVPQAGDRFVVFEDEKTARQVGESRASTALQAQRSEKTRVTLDNLFDQMKQGEMKELNLIVKADVQGSVEAMAASLMKLDVEGVNVRIIHTGAGAITESDISLAAASNAIVIGFNVRPDTNAKRAAEAEGVDIRLHRVIYKVIEEIEAAMTGLLDPEFQEKIIGQAEVRETFKVTKIGTIAGSYVTEGKISRDSGVRVIRDSIVVFEGELESLKRFKDDVKEVARGYECGITVKNYNDVKEGDIIEAFVMEEIKRK; from the coding sequence ATGACCAAATTACGCGTCCATGAATATGCAAAGCAAATAAATAAAACGAGTAAAGAAGTTATTGAGCAATTAAGTAAGTTGAACGTACAAGTGACGAATCATATGTCGACATTAGAAGGCGACGCAGTTTCGAAGTTGGACTCTGTCTACAAGAAACCGTCTGCTCCTGCTACCAAAACTGCACCACAAAGCAACAATCGTCCACAGGGGTCAGGTTCTCAAAACAGCCGTCCCCAAAGTTCTGGTTATCAAGGAAATCGCCCACAGGGTTCAGGTTCACAAGGTAGCCGTCCACAGGGTTCAGGTTCTCAAGGCAACCGTCCACAAAGTGACCGTCCTCAAGGCAATCGTCCACAAGGGTCTGGTTCACAAGGCAGCCGCCCACAAGGTAGTGGATATCAAGGAAATCGTCCACAAGGGGATCGTCCTGCAGGAAGTGGTTATCAAGGAAATAAACCAAGTACACCAGCTAAACCATCATCTGGTCAAAGCCGTGGGATGACGAATACACCTTCTCGTGACAAGCAAAAACCTGCAGCAACTGCTACAGGGGACAGCCGTAAACAAGATCAAGGTGCACAATCAAAAGAAAAGAAAGTCTTCGGACAAAACCGTCCTGCAGGTTCAGGATTTGGTGGACGTCCAGGTGGCGGCGGAAATCACCGTCCAGGCACTGGTAATCGCGCTGGAAGAAACAAAGGGAAACAAAACCGTCAACCTGTTGCTCCTCCAGTACCAAGAAAAGAAAAAGAATTACCTGAAAAAATCACATTCTATGAATCATTGACAGTGGCTGAACTGGCAAAAAAATTAGGCAGAGAGCCATCTGAAATTATCAAAAAATTATTCTTGCTTGGCGTGATGGCAACAATCAACCAAGAATTGGATAAAGATGCAATTGAATTGATCTGTACCGATTATGGTGTTGAAGTAGAAGAAGAAATCCGCGTTGATATTTCGGATTTAGAAGGCTATTTCGAAGGTGAAGCAGAAGAACAAGGCGTTCAAAAAGAACGTCCACCAGTTGTAACAATTATGGGTCACGTTGACCATGGTAAAACAACACTTCTAGATTCTATCCGTAATACAAAAGTTACAGCTGGCGAAGCTGGCGGGATTACACAACATATTGGTGCATACCAAGTTGTTGAAAACGGCAAGAAAATCACTTTCCTGGATACTCCTGGTCACGCGGCTTTCACAACAATGCGTGCTCGTGGTGCCAAAGTAACCGATATTACCATTTTAGTAGTTGCAGCAGATGACGGTGTAATGCCTCAAACGATTGAAGCAATCAATCATGCCAAGGCGGCTGAAGTGCCAATTATCGTTGCTGTGAATAAAATGGATAAACCATCTGCTAATCCTGAACGTGTAATGCAAGAATTGACTGAACATGGTTTAGTATCTGAAGAATGGGGCGGCGATACAATTTTCGCACCAATCTCAGCACTAAAAGGTGAGGGAATTGACAACTTGCTTGAAATGGTTTTATTAGTTTCAGAAGTTGCAGAACTAAAAGCGGATTCTAAACGTCGTGCAATTGGAACAGTAATTGAAGCTCAACTTGATAAAGGTCGCGGTTCAGTTGCTACACTTCTAGTGCAAGATGGAACGCTTAAAGTTGGAGACCCAATCGTAGTCGGTCATACTTTCGGTCGCGTACGTGCAATGGTCAATGATTTAGGTCGTCGTGTGAAAGAAGCAGGTCCAAGTACACCTGTTGAAATTACAGGATTGAATGATGTGCCTCAAGCTGGTGACCGTTTTGTAGTATTCGAAGATGAGAAAACAGCACGTCAAGTAGGGGAATCACGTGCATCCACTGCGCTTCAAGCTCAACGCTCTGAAAAAACACGTGTGACGCTTGATAACTTATTTGACCAAATGAAACAAGGTGAAATGAAAGAATTAAATCTGATTGTGAAAGCAGACGTACAAGGATCTGTTGAAGCAATGGCCGCATCTCTGATGAAGCTTGACGTTGAAGGCGTTAATGTTCGCATCATCCATACTGGTGCTGGTGCAATTACTGAATCAGATATTTCACTTGCTGCAGCTTCCAATGCAATTGTTATTGGTTTCAACGTACGACCTGATACCAATGCAAAACGTGCAGCTGAGGCTGAAGGCGTAGACATTCGTCTGCACCGTGTAATTTATAAAGTAATTGAGGAAATTGAAGCAGCAATGACTGGCTTACTTGATCCTGAATTCCAAGAAAAAATTATCGGTCAGGCTGAAGTTCGTGAAACGTTCAAAGTTACGAAAATCGGTACGATTGCCGGAAGTTATGTAACAGAAGGTAAAATCAGCCGAGATAGTGGCGTTCGTGTCATTCGTGACAGCATCGTTGTATTTGAAGGTGAGTTAGAGTCACTAAAACGCTTCAAAGATGATGTAAAAGAAGTCGCTCGTGGGTATGAATGTGGGATCACTGTGAAAAACTACAATGATGTTAAAGAAGGCGACATTATTGAAGCATTCGTAATGGAAGAAATTAAACGCAAATGA
- a CDS encoding YlxQ family RNA-binding protein, whose amino-acid sequence MNTQQRILQLIGLAVRARMLISGEELVVKDIRTNRAKLVIISSDASDNTMKKIQDKCNTYNVELHVFGDRSDLGHATGKEARVVLAITDDGFAKKLSGLLNEFNRG is encoded by the coding sequence ATGAATACACAGCAACGAATCTTACAATTGATTGGTCTGGCAGTGCGTGCAAGAATGTTGATATCTGGAGAAGAGCTTGTAGTCAAAGATATTCGTACTAACCGTGCGAAACTCGTTATCATCTCTTCAGATGCATCAGACAATACGATGAAAAAAATTCAAGATAAATGCAACACATACAACGTTGAGTTACATGTTTTCGGTGATCGTTCTGATCTCGGACATGCTACAGGAAAAGAGGCCCGCGTGGTACTCGCAATTACTGACGACGGTTTCGCTAAAAAACTGTCCGGACTTCTCAACGAATTTAACCGGGGGTGA
- a CDS encoding YlxR family protein: MSSQKKIPLRKCVATGEMFPKKEMIRVVRSKEGEVSVDLTGKKSGRGAYVSKTKQAVEIAKKRKVLDSQLEAKIPESIFEELLTVIEREQII, translated from the coding sequence ATGTCTAGTCAAAAGAAAATACCTTTACGAAAATGCGTGGCAACAGGCGAAATGTTTCCTAAAAAAGAAATGATTCGAGTTGTACGATCAAAAGAAGGCGAAGTTTCAGTCGATCTAACTGGCAAAAAGTCTGGTCGTGGAGCGTATGTCTCCAAAACCAAGCAGGCAGTAGAAATCGCTAAAAAACGCAAAGTGCTGGATAGTCAATTGGAAGCAAAAATACCAGAAAGCATTTTTGAAGAATTGTTAACTGTGATTGAAAGAGAGCAAATTATATGA
- the nusA gene encoding transcription termination factor NusA, with product MANELLDALIALEKQKGISRDVLIEAIEAALVTAYKRNFNQAQNVRVDLNLDNGSMKVYSRKDVMEEVLDDRLHISLEDAKQVNPAFELGDIVEQEVTPRNFGRIAAQTAKQVVTQRVREAERGLIYEEYVDREEDIVNGVVERLDARNIYVGLGKVEAVLPVNEQIQTETYRPHERIKVYITKVERTTRGPQVFVSRTHPGLLRRLFEMEVPEIYDGIVEIKSIAREAGDRSKISVVAHNDDVDPVGSCVGAKGSRVQTIVNELNGEKIDIVEWSEDPVVFVANALSPSKVLDVQVHEEEKSTTVVVPDYQLSLAIGKRGQNARLAAKLTGWKIDIKSETDARELGIYPSAHASENLDLEDEEYEENIDDNFDLYKDDEE from the coding sequence ATGGCAAATGAGTTGCTGGATGCTTTAATAGCTCTTGAAAAACAAAAAGGAATTTCACGAGATGTACTAATTGAAGCGATTGAAGCGGCGCTTGTTACAGCGTATAAACGCAATTTTAATCAAGCACAAAACGTACGTGTTGATTTGAATCTGGATAATGGTTCGATGAAGGTTTACTCACGCAAGGATGTAATGGAAGAAGTGTTGGATGACCGTCTACATATTTCATTAGAAGACGCGAAACAAGTAAATCCTGCGTTTGAACTGGGAGATATTGTGGAACAAGAAGTAACACCTAGAAACTTCGGACGTATCGCGGCACAGACTGCTAAACAAGTGGTTACACAACGTGTTCGTGAAGCAGAACGTGGATTGATTTATGAAGAGTATGTTGATCGCGAAGAAGATATCGTAAATGGTGTTGTTGAGCGTCTGGATGCTCGTAATATTTATGTAGGACTTGGTAAAGTTGAAGCGGTATTACCGGTGAATGAACAAATTCAAACTGAAACATACCGTCCGCATGAGCGCATTAAAGTGTATATCACGAAAGTAGAACGTACAACTCGTGGACCACAAGTATTTGTATCTCGTACACACCCTGGATTACTTCGTCGTCTATTTGAAATGGAAGTTCCTGAAATATACGATGGCATCGTAGAAATAAAATCAATCGCTCGTGAAGCTGGCGATCGATCGAAAATATCAGTTGTTGCCCATAATGATGATGTTGATCCAGTAGGTTCTTGCGTAGGTGCAAAAGGTTCTCGCGTTCAAACAATTGTTAATGAGTTGAATGGTGAGAAGATTGATATTGTGGAATGGTCTGAAGATCCAGTGGTATTTGTTGCCAATGCACTTAGCCCATCTAAAGTATTAGATGTTCAAGTCCATGAAGAAGAGAAATCTACAACAGTGGTAGTACCTGACTATCAATTATCTTTAGCCATTGGTAAACGTGGACAAAATGCACGTCTAGCAGCTAAATTGACAGGATGGAAAATCGATATCAAGAGTGAAACAGATGCTCGCGAATTAGGTATTTACCCATCTGCCCATGCTTCTGAAAACCTCGACCTTGAAGATGAAGAGTATGAAGAAAATATCGATGACAATTTTGATTTATATAAAGATGACGAAGAATAA
- the rimP gene encoding ribosome maturation factor RimP encodes MSKILTEVEKLVTPIVEELNLELVDTEFVKEGRNWFLRIYVDTPQGGIDIEHCALVSERISEVLDAKDPIEQNYFLEVSSPGAERPLKKESDFERAVGQFIHVKTYELVNGLKEKEFEGFLTAYSEQGLEMEVRIKTRKIKVQLTKEKIAFARLAINFSA; translated from the coding sequence ATGAGCAAAATATTAACCGAAGTAGAAAAGCTTGTGACGCCCATTGTTGAAGAGTTGAATTTGGAGCTCGTTGATACGGAGTTCGTAAAAGAAGGTCGTAATTGGTTTTTACGTATTTATGTAGATACTCCTCAAGGTGGCATTGACATTGAGCATTGTGCGCTTGTAAGCGAGCGTATCAGCGAAGTGTTGGATGCAAAGGATCCAATTGAGCAAAACTACTTTTTAGAAGTTTCTTCACCTGGGGCAGAACGTCCATTGAAAAAAGAGAGTGACTTCGAACGTGCAGTTGGTCAATTCATTCATGTGAAAACATATGAACTGGTGAATGGCCTGAAAGAAAAAGAGTTTGAAGGCTTTTTGACTGCTTATAGCGAACAAGGCTTAGAAATGGAAGTTCGAATTAAAACTAGAAAAATTAAAGTTCAACTTACAAAAGAGAAAATTGCATTCGCGCGTTTAGCGATTAATTTCTCTGCATAA